One window of the Cherax quadricarinatus isolate ZL_2023a unplaced genomic scaffold, ASM3850222v1 Contig2565, whole genome shotgun sequence genome contains the following:
- the LOC128699293 gene encoding zinc finger protein 271-like: MSDILEKESVQSTHVTVHPEVKLHQYSHSSQKSHCVSLVTINESKNTVLCLMCMKEFSEKKYLMRHMKIHNKEKQYQCCVCLKKFSDKSYLLEHMKNHSGKKPYQCSECLKEFSGKSSLVKHMRNHTGEKPYQCSECLKAFARKYVLVEHTRIHTGEKPYKCSECLKEFNRKHILLQHLRIHTGEKPYKCSVCQKKFSQKSHLIQHMRIHTGEKPYQCSECLKEFSEKSSLVQHMRIHTGEKPYQCSECLKGLSDTTTLVEHLRIHTGEKPFQCSECLKGFSRKSCLVKHIRIHTGEKPYKCSECQKNFSQKSHLIQHMRIHTGEKPYQCSECLKGFSDTTTLVDHMRIHTGEKPYHCSVCVKEFSHKSSLVKHMRIHTGEKPFKRSECLNAFPDKSNLVKHLKLHSS, encoded by the coding sequence ATGTCTGATATACTTGAAAAAGAAAGCGTTCAATCAACGCATGTTACGGTTCATCCAGAAGTCAAACTACATCAATATTCACATTCCTCACAAAAATCTCATTGTGTATCACTTGTAACAATTAATGAAAGCAAAAACACAGTTCTGTGTTTAATGTGTATGAAAGAGttttctgaaaaaaaatatttaatgagaCACATGAAAATTCATAACAAAGAGAAACAatatcagtgttgtgtgtgtctaaaAAAGTTTTCAGATAAATCTTATTTATTAGAACACATGAAAAATCATTCTGGAaagaaaccatatcaatgttcagaatgTCTAAAAGAGTTTTCAGGTAAATCAAGTTTAGTAAAACACATGAGAaatcatactggagagaaaccatatcagtgctcagagtgtctaaaagCATTTGCCAGAAAATATGTTTTAGTAGAACACACgagaattcatactggagaaaaaccatataaatgttcagagtgtctaaaagaGTTTAACAGAAAACATATTTTATTACAACACCTGAggattcatactggagagaaaccatataaaTGTTCAGTGTGTCAAAAAAAGTTTTCACAAAAATCTCATTTAATACaacacatgagaattcatactggagagaaaccatatcagtgttctgagTGTTTAAAAGAGTTTTCAGAAAAATCATCTTTAGTACaacacatgagaattcatactggagagaaaccatatcaatgttcagagtgtctaaaaggTCTTTCAGATACAACTACTTTAGTAGAACACTtgagaattcatactggagagaaaccatttcagtgttcagagtgtctaaaaggGTTTTCACGAAAATCTTGTTTAGTAAAACACATaagaattcatactggagagaaaccatataaatgttcagagtgtcagaaAAATTTTTCACAAAAATCTCATTTAATACaacacatgagaattcatactggagagaaaccatatcagtgttcagagtgtctaaaaggTTTTTCAGATACAACTACTTTAGTAGATCACATGAGAAtacatactggagagaagccatatcacTGTTCAGTGTGTGTAAAAGAGTTTTCACATAAATCTAGTTTAGTAAaacacatgagaattcatactggagagaaaccattcAAGCGTTCAGAATGCCTTAATGCATTTCCAGATAAATCAAATTTAGTAAAACACCTCAAACTTCATTCCAGTTAG